One genomic region from Streptomyces sp. Li-HN-5-11 encodes:
- a CDS encoding sugar phosphate isomerase/epimerase, giving the protein MTEHRYSLQLYTLRDSIKTDLAETLRRVAAMGFDNVELWQFEQYRDEYSRTLAETGLRPLSAHAMLVRQDARAALRTAAELGVGTLIDPRIDAARWATRADIEAAAAELNAVAELARDEGITIGYHNHDHEVRGDFDGRTGLEVFADALDDDVVLEVDMYWAEVGGVSAAELVSRLGDRVAFLHAKDGPYSKAVSEQQPLGKGAMPVVDVLKAAPDAVRVVEFDAYDGDIFAGVEESLRYLVEVDR; this is encoded by the coding sequence ATGACCGAACATCGGTACTCACTCCAGCTGTACACGCTGCGCGACAGCATCAAGACCGACCTTGCGGAAACGCTGCGGCGGGTCGCCGCCATGGGGTTCGACAACGTCGAGCTGTGGCAGTTCGAGCAATACCGGGACGAATACAGCCGCACGCTGGCAGAGACCGGGCTCCGCCCACTCAGCGCACACGCCATGCTCGTCCGGCAAGACGCCCGGGCGGCACTGCGCACCGCCGCGGAACTCGGGGTGGGCACGCTGATCGATCCGCGGATCGACGCCGCGCGCTGGGCGACGCGTGCGGACATCGAAGCCGCCGCCGCGGAACTGAACGCCGTCGCCGAACTCGCCCGGGACGAGGGCATCACCATCGGGTACCACAACCACGATCACGAGGTCCGAGGCGACTTCGACGGCAGGACAGGCCTTGAGGTCTTCGCCGACGCGCTCGACGACGACGTCGTCCTCGAGGTCGACATGTACTGGGCCGAGGTCGGTGGTGTCTCCGCCGCGGAGCTGGTCTCACGGCTCGGGGACCGCGTCGCGTTCCTGCACGCCAAGGACGGCCCGTACAGCAAGGCCGTCTCGGAGCAGCAGCCGCTCGGCAAGGGCGCGATGCCGGTGGTGGACGTCCTGAAGGCCGCGCCGGACGCGGTCCGTGTCGTGGAGTTCGACGCGTACGACGGCGACATATTCGCCGGTGTGGAGGAGAGCCTGCGCTACCTCGTCGAGGTGGACCGATGA
- a CDS encoding aminotransferase class III-fold pyridoxal phosphate-dependent enzyme has translation MTSATTTGQDGTTIPGHTGQLPGSLLDHVLRQSFGLEGYVQHPLGGEVDQNVRITGDDGMRYFVRVTRAEPDSADVLWQNSLLQHLASTVPDLPVPRLVPTREGKLLAAVVHEGRTHVVRVMSWIEGRVLADLEDHPAALLRQLGEAAGRLSLGLSSVEPPVGLEPHDWDMRRAAEIVEASLHAVQDADRRESVRTIMGWYDDLLPAWDRLPRSVVHQDLNDANVLADADEDGVPRISGIVDLGDSLYSVRAAEVAIAAGYAMVRKADPLAAAAEVVAGFHSVLPLTAEELAAVYPLAAARLCMNAVTWTRRVAESDNPYGRTRMQHTWPTIAQVAEVCPEVAEATFRVACGLPPTREQRGLEEVLAEAARDRAPYAPAPQLLDLRPASDLYDEVDWHDARAVRASIDDVLDGRRRRGYVPHLSASLLLGGRRRPGADEPATVQVGGSLIVADAEEVASPLSGVVEARGGAGMPLVLRHAVEGLEFWTCWWGLDDTPPVAATVPAGAPLGRAGSREETDPLGPCVQVQVHRTARMATWPPPRAVPPSARQVWSHLSPDPARLLGFTESPAAVPTIDDVVSVRRRHIARSQRNYYRTPMNLVRGRDMWFHDEDGLAYLDSLNNVTHVGHAEPRVTAAATRQMRKLNTNSRFVYPQIASYVQKLVATLPDPLEVVFLVCTGSEANDLALRIARQVTGRQHIVNIDGAYHGNTGVVTGISPNRYKGPGGAGAPATTHEVVIPDRYRSTYGYDDADAGVKYARDAAAVIERITADGRPPAAFISESLMGSGGNIVFPDGYLDGVFTAARRAGALCISDEVQVGVGRLGPWWGFELQGVVPDIVTMGKPLGNGHPLAAVVTTREIADAFDTGMKYFNTFGGNPVSCAIGEAVLDIVEQDGLRENAVSVGGYFAQSLRELQQRQPLIGDVRAEGLYLGVELVRNRTTKMPATEQAFMVTELMKERGVIVFPNGVHDNVLKIKPPMTFRREHVDLYVDVLDEVLSLPELRSAVQS, from the coding sequence ATGACCTCAGCGACCACCACCGGCCAGGACGGAACGACCATCCCCGGTCACACCGGCCAGCTGCCGGGCTCGCTCCTCGATCACGTGCTGCGGCAGTCCTTCGGACTCGAGGGATATGTCCAGCACCCACTGGGAGGGGAGGTCGACCAGAACGTCCGGATCACCGGCGACGACGGCATGCGCTACTTCGTACGGGTCACCCGCGCGGAGCCGGACTCGGCCGACGTTCTCTGGCAGAACTCGCTCCTCCAGCATCTGGCCTCCACCGTTCCCGACCTTCCGGTGCCACGGCTGGTCCCGACACGCGAGGGAAAGCTCCTTGCCGCCGTCGTCCACGAGGGCCGAACGCACGTGGTCCGCGTGATGAGCTGGATCGAGGGCCGGGTCCTGGCGGATCTCGAAGACCACCCCGCGGCGCTCCTGCGTCAGCTGGGAGAAGCCGCTGGGCGGCTGAGCCTCGGACTCTCCAGCGTGGAGCCACCGGTGGGCCTGGAACCGCACGACTGGGACATGCGCCGAGCCGCGGAGATAGTCGAGGCATCGCTGCACGCTGTACAGGACGCGGACCGGCGGGAGTCGGTGCGCACGATCATGGGCTGGTACGACGATCTCCTGCCGGCATGGGACCGACTGCCTCGGAGCGTCGTACACCAGGATCTCAATGACGCCAACGTCCTGGCCGACGCTGACGAGGACGGGGTGCCGCGGATCTCGGGGATCGTCGACCTGGGTGACTCGCTCTACAGTGTGCGCGCGGCGGAGGTGGCGATCGCGGCGGGCTACGCCATGGTCCGCAAGGCCGACCCGCTCGCCGCGGCGGCCGAAGTCGTGGCCGGCTTCCACTCGGTGCTCCCCCTCACGGCTGAGGAACTGGCTGCTGTCTATCCGTTGGCGGCCGCCCGGCTGTGCATGAACGCCGTGACGTGGACGCGCCGGGTCGCCGAGAGCGACAACCCGTACGGGCGGACCCGCATGCAACACACCTGGCCCACGATCGCGCAGGTGGCCGAGGTCTGCCCCGAGGTCGCCGAGGCGACGTTCCGGGTCGCGTGTGGGCTCCCCCCGACGCGGGAGCAACGGGGTTTGGAAGAGGTCTTGGCAGAGGCGGCCCGAGACCGTGCCCCGTACGCACCGGCCCCGCAGCTGCTCGACCTGCGACCGGCAAGTGATCTCTACGACGAAGTCGACTGGCACGACGCGAGGGCGGTGCGCGCGAGCATCGACGACGTCCTCGACGGACGACGACGGCGGGGCTACGTGCCCCACCTCAGCGCATCGCTGCTCCTGGGGGGCCGGCGCCGCCCAGGAGCCGACGAGCCCGCGACGGTTCAGGTCGGCGGCTCGCTGATCGTGGCAGACGCCGAGGAGGTTGCCAGCCCGCTGTCCGGCGTCGTCGAAGCACGCGGTGGCGCAGGGATGCCGTTGGTACTGCGACATGCGGTCGAGGGGCTGGAGTTCTGGACGTGCTGGTGGGGACTCGACGACACACCGCCCGTTGCCGCGACAGTCCCGGCCGGGGCGCCGTTGGGACGCGCCGGCTCGAGAGAGGAGACGGACCCGCTCGGGCCCTGCGTCCAGGTGCAGGTCCACCGCACCGCGCGGATGGCCACGTGGCCGCCCCCTCGTGCCGTGCCGCCCTCCGCACGGCAGGTGTGGAGCCACCTGTCACCCGACCCCGCCCGGCTCCTCGGGTTCACCGAATCCCCCGCCGCGGTCCCCACCATCGACGACGTCGTCTCAGTGCGCCGTCGCCACATCGCCCGCTCCCAGCGCAACTACTACCGCACCCCGATGAACCTTGTGCGTGGGCGGGACATGTGGTTCCACGACGAGGACGGCCTCGCCTATCTGGACTCGCTGAACAACGTCACCCACGTCGGCCATGCCGAGCCACGCGTGACGGCCGCCGCCACCCGACAGATGCGCAAGCTCAACACCAACAGCCGTTTCGTCTACCCGCAGATCGCCAGTTACGTGCAGAAGCTGGTAGCCACGCTACCCGACCCGCTCGAGGTCGTCTTCCTCGTGTGCACGGGCAGCGAGGCAAACGACCTGGCGCTGCGGATAGCCCGCCAGGTGACAGGTCGTCAGCACATCGTCAACATCGACGGCGCGTACCACGGAAACACCGGCGTGGTGACCGGGATCAGCCCGAACCGTTACAAGGGCCCCGGCGGGGCCGGCGCACCCGCGACCACCCACGAGGTCGTCATCCCGGACCGCTACCGCAGTACCTACGGGTACGACGACGCGGACGCCGGAGTCAAGTACGCGCGCGATGCCGCGGCTGTCATCGAGCGGATCACGGCCGACGGCCGACCCCCGGCCGCCTTCATCTCCGAGTCACTGATGGGATCGGGTGGGAACATCGTGTTCCCCGACGGCTACCTCGACGGCGTGTTCACCGCTGCCAGGCGAGCGGGCGCCCTGTGCATCTCCGACGAGGTCCAGGTCGGCGTCGGACGACTCGGGCCCTGGTGGGGGTTCGAGCTCCAGGGGGTGGTCCCGGACATCGTCACGATGGGCAAGCCGCTCGGGAACGGGCACCCCCTCGCGGCGGTGGTCACGACCCGGGAGATCGCCGACGCGTTCGACACGGGCATGAAGTACTTCAACACCTTCGGCGGCAACCCGGTCTCCTGCGCGATCGGCGAGGCCGTGCTCGACATCGTCGAGCAGGATGGGCTGAGGGAGAACGCCGTGAGTGTGGGCGGGTACTTCGCCCAGTCGCTGCGCGAGCTCCAGCAGCGCCAACCGCTCATCGGTGACGTGCGGGCGGAAGGGCTCTACCTCGGCGTCGAACTGGTCCGTAACCGCACCACCAAGATGCCGGCCACTGAGCAGGCCTTCATGGTCACCGAGCTCATGAAGGAGCGAGGTGTCATCGTCTTCCCCAATGGCGTGCACGACAACGTATTGAAGATCAAACCGCCCATGACCTTCCGCCGCGAGCACGTGGATCTCTACGTCGACGTGCTGGACGAGGTCCTGTCCCTGCCCGAACTGCGCTCGGCCGTTCAGTCCTGA
- a CDS encoding helix-turn-helix domain-containing protein — protein sequence MSGPERRQGGARHDAVQAIARRLLEERLDELTSRALERLEAEEPAYASADWDPVQKREGMRRTLELALTRLAGGPVPRTVSRATEDVGRERAEQAFPLTALMHSFQLDLRTLWEAVLAEGRARGISADPDFLDGLIRVWEATDANSVEVVDAYRRTERDLASHRAEVRNRAFTRLVLEGEQDPSIVAEASTLLGFSENVALTVVVAESVPTGDPAVSQVDDALRRGGLVRHFGWMGDELLGIIGHGRRDEEAVLAMLRPFAPWRCGVATVPGLALTARGIRFARAAIRSSAQPGVRHVEGHWIGAIMSAQEELTGAMATGVLRPLLELRDRDSIVETLRWYLDLGSVAEVAARTYRHRNTVGNRLQAAEEATGLKLSRPNDAARLVLALAWLETDAGARFRATMS from the coding sequence ATGAGCGGCCCGGAACGCCGTCAGGGCGGGGCCCGCCACGACGCCGTGCAGGCGATCGCGCGCCGGCTCCTCGAGGAACGACTCGACGAACTGACCTCTCGTGCTCTCGAACGACTGGAAGCCGAGGAGCCCGCCTACGCGTCGGCGGACTGGGACCCGGTCCAGAAACGGGAGGGGATGCGACGAACCCTCGAACTCGCCCTGACCCGGCTGGCCGGCGGTCCCGTGCCCCGGACGGTCTCGCGCGCCACCGAGGACGTGGGACGTGAGCGAGCGGAGCAGGCGTTCCCCCTGACCGCTCTGATGCACTCCTTCCAGCTGGACCTCAGGACCCTGTGGGAGGCCGTGCTCGCAGAGGGGCGAGCACGTGGCATCAGCGCCGATCCCGACTTCCTCGACGGGTTGATCCGCGTCTGGGAGGCGACGGACGCCAACAGCGTCGAGGTCGTCGACGCCTACCGCCGCACCGAGCGCGACCTGGCGAGCCATCGTGCGGAGGTGCGCAACCGCGCCTTCACCCGCCTGGTCCTGGAAGGGGAGCAGGATCCCTCCATCGTCGCGGAGGCCTCCACGTTGCTGGGCTTCTCCGAGAACGTCGCCCTGACCGTGGTCGTAGCCGAATCCGTTCCTACCGGCGACCCGGCAGTGTCCCAGGTCGACGATGCGCTGCGTCGGGGCGGCCTGGTACGTCACTTCGGATGGATGGGCGACGAGCTCCTCGGCATCATCGGTCACGGACGGCGCGATGAAGAGGCCGTGCTTGCCATGCTCCGGCCGTTCGCCCCGTGGCGCTGCGGAGTCGCGACAGTCCCCGGCCTGGCGCTGACGGCGCGGGGCATCCGGTTCGCACGTGCTGCGATCCGCAGCTCCGCGCAGCCCGGAGTGCGGCACGTGGAGGGCCACTGGATCGGGGCGATCATGTCCGCGCAGGAGGAGCTCACCGGTGCGATGGCCACCGGCGTGCTGCGCCCACTGCTCGAGCTGCGCGACCGCGACAGCATCGTCGAGACCCTGCGCTGGTACCTCGACCTGGGCTCGGTCGCCGAGGTGGCCGCACGCACCTACCGTCACCGGAACACGGTGGGCAATCGCCTGCAGGCCGCGGAAGAGGCGACCGGGCTGAAGCTGTCCCGGCCGAACGACGCCGCCCGGCTGGTCCTCGCCCTGGCTTGGCTGGAGACGGACGCGGGCGCCCGCTTCCGGGCGACGATGTCCTGA